NNNNNNNNNNNNNNNNNNNNNNNNNNNNNNNNNNNNNNNNNNNNNNNNNNNNNNNNNNNNNNNNNNNNNNNNNNNNNNNNNNNNNNNNNNNNNNNNNNNNNNNNNNNNNNNNNNNNNNNNNNNNNNNNNNNNNNNNNNNNNNNNNNNNNNNNNNNNNNNNNNNNNNNNNNNNNNNNNNNNNNNNNNNNNNNNNNNNNNNNNNNNNNNNNNNNNNNNNNNNNNNNNNNNNNNNNNNNNNNNNNNNNNNNNNNNNNNNNNNNNNNNNNNNNNNNNNNNNNNNNNNNNNNNNNNNNNNNNNNNNNNNNNNNNNNNNNNNNNNNNNNNNNNNNNNNNNNNNNNNNNNNNNNNNNNNNNNNNNNNNNNNNNNNNNNNNNNNNNNNNNNNNNNNNNNNNNNNNNNNNNNNNNNNNNNNNNNNNNNNNNNNNNNNNNNNNNNNNNNNNNNNNNNNNNNNNNNNNNNNNNNNNNNNNNNNNNNNNNNNNNNNNNNNNNNNNNNNNNNNNNNNNNNNNNNccgattgattgattgattgattctcGTCGCAGCAGCTCCTCGATCTCCTCCTCGCCATGCCTCCCTTCCACGATTGCCGCGGTAAGCAAGGGCCCCGAATTGAGATTGAGATTGAGTCTTTGTGCGGTGTTTCGCCGGAGATCTGGGGGATTTTGTTGGTTTGGTGTGCTGATTTTGTGTGTGATTGTTTGTGTAGATGGCGGTCTGCTTGTTCTGGACCCGGCTGCGGCGATGTTCGGCGGCGTGAGGCAGCGGAAGCGCGCGCGCGTGACGGCCGTGCCCCCCTGCGTCTTCGCCGCCGCGGCTGCGGAGGAGGAGGCGCTCAGGGCGGCGCCGGCGGCCAAGAGGCAGAGGCAGAGGGAGGCGCCGACCCTCGACGCGCTCCCGGACGGGTGCCTCTTCGAGATCCTGCGCCGCGTGCAGGGCGCCCGCGCGCGGGGCGCCTCCTCCTGCGTCTCCCGCCGCTGGCTCGCGCTGCTCGGCGGCATACGCGCCTCCGAGATCAAGCGGGCCCCGGCCGTTCCGGACCTCAACCAGGTCTTCGTctgcgaggacgaggacgaggccgCGGACGCGCGCCCGGGCCGCTCCGAGAGGACCCTCGAGGGCGAGGGCGCCACGGACGTCGCGCTCACCGCGGCGGCCGTCGCCGACGGCCTCCGCGGCAGCCTGGAGAGCGTCGTTGTCCGGGGGAGCCACCCCACGCGCGGCGTCACCGACAGCGGCCTCTCCGCGGTCGCCCGCGGGTGCCCGTCGCTGCGCTCGCTCGCCATGTGGGACGTGCCGCAGGTGACGGATGCGGGGCTCGCCGAGATCGCCGCCGGGTGCCCCTCGCTAGAGAAGCTCGACATCACCGGCTGCCCGCTGGTCACCGACAAGGGCCTCGTCGCCATCGCTCAGGGATGCCCGGATTTGAAGACGCTGACCATCGAGGCATGCTCTGGCGTTGCCAATGAGGGCCTCAAGGCTATCGGAAGGTCCTGCTCCAAGCTGCAGGCGGTGAACATCAAGAACTGTGCATATGTTGGTGACCAGGGAGTGTCTGGCCTCATCTGTTCCACGTCAGCCTCGCTTGCCAAGGTCTGCCTTCAGGGTTTGAGCATCACTGATGCTTCTCTTGCTGTGATTGGGTACTATGGAAAGGCGATCACAAACCTCACCCTCACTCGCCTGTCCGCGGTTGGCGAGAGGGGTTTTTGGGTCATGGCAAATGCCCTTGGCCTGCAGAAGCTCAGATGTATGAGCATCACCTCATGCCCAGGAGTCACCGAGCTGGCACTTGTTTCCATTGCCAAGTTCTGCCCGAGCTTGAAGCAGCTTTACCTCAGGAAGTGCAGCCAAATCTCAGATGGTCTTCTCAAGGATTTCGCAGAAGCAGCCAAGGTTTTGGAGAACTTGCAGATTGAGGAATGCAACAGGATTACTCTCATGGGCATCCTTTCTTTCCTCCTGAACTGCAGCCCCAAGTTCAAGACTCTCTCTTTGGTGAAGTGTACTGGTATCAAGGACATCTGCTCTGCACCTGCACAGCTCCCTGTTTGCAAATCACTTCGGTCCCTTACCATCAAGCAGTGCCCGGGATTCACCGATGCGAGCTTGGCTGTGGTTGGCATGATCTGCCCTCATTTGGAGAATCTTGACCTGAGCGGTCTTGGCGCAGTCACCGACGATGGCCTCCTTCCCTTGATCAGGAGTTCTGAAAGTGGTCTGATTCATGTTGACTTGAATGGTTGCGAGAATCTCACAGATGCAGCTATTTCTGCCCTGGTGAAGGCGCACGGCACTTCTCTTGCACATCTGAGCCTTGAGGGCTGCAGCAAGATAACTGATGCGAGTCTGTTTGCCATTTCCGAGAGCTGCTCTGAGCTCGCCGAGCTTGATCTTTCAAACTGCATGGTCAGCGACTATGGTGTTGCGGTGTTGTCATCCGCGGAGCGGCTCAAGCTCCGTGTCCTCTCACTGTCTGGCTGTCTCAAGGTCACACCCAAGAGTGTGCCCTTCCTGGGAAGCATGCCTGCGTCGTTGGAGGGCCTCAATCTCCAGTTCAACTTCATCGGCAACCACAACATTGCATCACTGGAGAAGCAGCTCTGGTGGTGCGACATCCTTGCTTAAGAGGATCTCCAGATGCAAATATACGACCGTAGGTAGTACTTCTTCAGTCAAGCCTCATAGCAGAGTCGGTCCGGTTCGTCGGTTGCGCGTTTGAGTCATGGTGGGCTTCCTTTGTCTTGGGGTCGGTTGTTTTCCGGGGGACGCTTTAGCCAAGCGCTCGTTTTTTGCAGGCCTCCTCTCGCGAGGTTGCCTGTTCCTTGAGCCTTCGGCTGCCATTTGCGTGGCACCCTGTCCCTCTACCCCCAACCTATGCCCTTGTGATTACAGTCCCTACACCATGCTTCTTTTTTTCTCTCCTTATCAAGTCCTGTGTGGGAGCTCAAATATTGTCAGTTGTGTCTTCTTTTCCAGTACAATCTGGTTCCAGAGTTTGTGGGACATCAATACTTCTGGTTTCAATTCCATAGCAAGTTCTATTTGTCGGATTTGTCGGTGTGTGCCTGTCGTAGAAGCTTGACTCCGGTTCTTCGATCCGTGTCTAGGTGTCTGCTACGATCTCTTTCAGTGTGTGGTTGTTCCAGTTCCAGTCTCTTCATGGTCTGTAGTGTGTGTGTGCTGTGCGTGTGTGTCGTCGGCGGTGGATGGTCGCTTTTCTGCAGCATCTGTAGGGGTTGCCTGATGTCCCCGGGGATCTGGCCTTGGCAAGGTGCAACATATCAAAGGGCCCTTGCCATGACAACCTTGTGTGGTTGTTTTTTGTCTCCAGATCCCCGGTTTTTGCAGGCGTGTGGTTGAGTGCTGTAACCTTTGCAATCATCCTGGGATAAATAAAATTTCTTTCCGTCCAATTTCTATGCTTTTACTTACCTGCAACCTTGTGATTTTATGAATTGCTACTTCCTTGTACTGTGTCTAAATGTCTGTGATATGGCCGGAGCTGCTGTGCTTGATGCCACCACTGAGATGAACATCTCGCAGCCACCCTTGACAACTGCATGAAATATATTTTTGGCTCTGAATTTTGCTGAATCGTATTGCTGATTGAAACAACATCCGGTATATGCTGTATGCTTGGGGAACTGTGAAATTCttttccaaatgttctcaaacaggTTCTGGTGTACGTAAAATTGTGCTAAGATCACCTGTTTCGCTTCTTGATCTTCATCAGCAGGACCGTGTATTTGCATCTCCGAATCCTGGTTCCTCGGCTTCGGCTACTAGATAGGATAGCTTAAGAGTTTTAGTCCTTACAAGGGCAACGCTTCGACAGAGTTTTAGTCCTTATAAGAGCAATACTTACATTCATTTTTGTATTTCGGACTTCGATCCTCCTTAAGTTTGTTTGTTGGGGGTTGGGTCGGATTAGATAGAGCTCCGATATAGATTCCTGTCAGCTCCCTATTCCTGTCAGCTCCCTGGACTGGTTAATTTTTTTTGTTGTGCATATGTGACGACGATATTTGATGGCAGGTTCTTCGGCTCGATTTGATTCAATGGTTCAACGGTGGTGACTATGGCTCCGGGGTGTTGGTCCTTAAGAGCATGGGCATGAAGACCTAGTACGGAAGCGGCAACAATGGTGCGTCGATGGCTCACTTTGGCAGCGACGGTGTTGTTTGGTAATACAAAGACCTCGATATAATTTCAATTATGTTCTTGACGCTTCGTGCTAACAAATCTGGGTTttctggaaaagaaaaagaaatgtgcCAGATCAACAGGCAGCCCctgaaggtctttgccgtccgacgTTGCCAAGTAGTACCAGCATGAAGTTTGGCCCAGCCTTGTAGCTACCGGCTCCTCCTCCTTTCCGTTCGGGTGAGTAGGCAGGTCCATGTGCGTCCCCTCGCCGCCGTCCCTCTCATCCCATTCTTCGTCTTGCTTCCGTCCTCCCCCACCTCCTGCCCCGGTTCATGCACCTCTTCCGTTTGCTGCCTCGCTAATCGCCCTACGTCACCGGGGTGACGAGATTACCGGTCGAGTGTTGGCAATAATAAAGGCCGTTGCTTTGCTTTCGTGAGCCTTCTGGTTTTGGTGCGAGAGGCGGCCAGGTTCGTCGCCCAATGGCATGAAGGGTAGTTGCACTAGCGGTAGAGTATTATGAGTATGATCACGGCGTGCACGCCGTGGCCAAATGGGGACGTTGCAACGCACATTTGACTATGCCAGCGTCGCCGTCGGACGACCCTTTCTACTCCTCGATCATGGTAGCACCCAGATTTTTTATCCTGGCAGCACCCAGATATTGGCGTACAGGTGTAGTGTGCATCCACGGTTGTTCAACGCCCCTCTCCTCGTGTAAAGAAGCGTCGTCGCGTCCACTGCTTTTGGTGAGATAGGTGGACACAAACGGTGGATGTGAAATACTATGTCGCGATCGAACAATCTTGACGGGATCCAGGGCGAAATTGTGCATAGTGGTAGCATGAAGTTTCCCTGGCCGGTTCCTCCTCTCCAGCGAGCAAGCTTTTCTTGCTGTTGTTCTTCCCCTGCTCCGGTACGTGCACCTGTGGACGTCATTACTCATTAGGGTGGCGAGCGAAATTACCGGTCGATTGCTTTGCATCAAAGGCCCGCTGCTCTGGTTATTATACTTTTCCTTCCTGGGAGGAGGTCAGGTTCGTCTGGATTTTGTTGGgatagtaagcttgcacgtgcaacgcacgtcttgcTAGCACATGCAATGGTAAATAATGACAAATCATGATTAGATCAATGGTGGGCATAAGGTCCATTGATTTCTCAAGAAATATACTATGAGCAAAAAATAAATATAATATAAATGGATAAAGAATTGGTAAACAAAAATATGATCCGAATAAAGGTTGCATTATGATGGAGGAAATGTAACATATGTTTTGGATAACAGTGCCCAACCATGTCATGAGTTTCGTAGAGGCACTTGAAATTTGATTGTGAGGTATTCTCTATTCCTGGTCGATAATGCATAAAAATACAATTGAAAAGGGATATAAAAACCAAGCAATAATCAGCTTGGGCAACATTATCTTTTCTTTGTCGAGATGTCTTCACCAAGATTTCGTTCTCTGCTTTCTCTTTATCCAACTTAATTACTGGAAAGGTAATTAAATTGCTCATTGGTCAGCACAATACATGGAAGATCAATAATACTACTTTAGTACTTACCGCAAGTGTGGGAAGATGACAACAACAatcaaaaaaaggtttcttgtccctGCAAAATCAGTGAATTCTTATATCTAAATCACATATTTGCTCCATTCAGTTGAACTAATTTTGACGAAGATCAATTTCAGGTCTAAAATTTCAAGCCTAATgaaaaacaaaatgcaataaacATAACTGAATAATGGGTACATGATAATAGGTTAAATAAGCCCATACAACTTGTGGTATGTGGTAATAAGAATTAGAATTCAAGCTCATACAAGTAAATAAATAGATTATCAAATAGCTATATTAGGTTACAGAGCAACAATAGTG
This portion of the Triticum dicoccoides isolate Atlit2015 ecotype Zavitan chromosome 7A, WEW_v2.0, whole genome shotgun sequence genome encodes:
- the LOC119330521 gene encoding EIN3-binding F-box protein 1-like, whose amino-acid sequence is MPPFHDCRDGGLLVLDPAAAMFGGVRQRKRARVTAVPPCVFAAAAAEEEALRAAPAAKRQRQREAPTLDALPDGCLFEILRRVQGARARGASSCVSRRWLALLGGIRASEIKRAPAVPDLNQVFVCEDEDEAADARPGRSERTLEGEGATDVALTAAAVADGLRGSLESVVVRGSHPTRGVTDSGLSAVARGCPSLRSLAMWDVPQVTDAGLAEIAAGCPSLEKLDITGCPLVTDKGLVAIAQGCPDLKTLTIEACSGVANEGLKAIGRSCSKLQAVNIKNCAYVGDQGVSGLICSTSASLAKVCLQGLSITDASLAVIGYYGKAITNLTLTRLSAVGERGFWVMANALGLQKLRCMSITSCPGVTELALVSIAKFCPSLKQLYLRKCSQISDGLLKDFAEAAKVLENLQIEECNRITLMGILSFLLNCSPKFKTLSLVKCTGIKDICSAPAQLPVCKSLRSLTIKQCPGFTDASLAVVGMICPHLENLDLSGLGAVTDDGLLPLIRSSESGLIHVDLNGCENLTDAAISALVKAHGTSLAHLSLEGCSKITDASLFAISESCSELAELDLSNCMVSDYGVAVLSSAERLKLRVLSLSGCLKVTPKSVPFLGSMPASLEGLNLQFNFIGNHNIASLEKQLWWCDILA